A stretch of the Porifericola rhodea genome encodes the following:
- a CDS encoding tyrosine-type recombinase/integrase encodes MNLGQIHRPKKEASLPKIISRQEIEKILANTPNLKHKSLLLLIYSAGLRAGEVLNLKWTDINLHGHRIHIKAGKGKKDRCVMLSQSARTLLIQYRKAYPSKEYIFEGQYGGAYSYRSLQQIFKRALKASGIPTG; translated from the coding sequence TTGAACTTAGGGCAAATCCATCGTCCGAAAAAAGAGGCGAGTTTACCGAAAATCATATCCAGGCAAGAAATAGAGAAGATATTAGCAAACACTCCGAACCTCAAACACAAAAGCCTGCTATTGCTGATATATTCTGCGGGGCTAAGGGCAGGGGAGGTACTTAATTTGAAGTGGACAGATATCAACCTCCATGGTCATCGGATTCATATCAAAGCCGGTAAAGGGAAGAAAGACCGCTGCGTTATGTTGTCTCAGTCTGCTAGGACATTGCTTATCCAGTACCGAAAGGCTTACCCAAGCAAAGAATATATCTTTGAGGGTCAATATGGAGGAGCCTATAGCTATCGGAGTTTGCAGCAGATTTTCAAAAGAGCTTTAAAAGCATCAGGCATTCCTACTGGATAA
- a CDS encoding phage integrase N-terminal SAM-like domain-containing protein → MQVPEKPVRLGASHRAKVFTPTIHLLPMDHEGKTYLKLQMRYHKCLYGVLFQTTGVKWSQAYRCFITHFTEEHILKLLQSLKGIARIGLSKKIKLDSLVLQKALWDQQLSEEYKTVSIQLLEYMQLKNYSLNTIRTYYAMIVKFVNTTSLPLDIIHAYGETEINSYHAGLKESGRYSVSYINQSGTRSQLMRYSYTIVIVLVSL, encoded by the coding sequence GTGCAGGTACCTGAAAAGCCCGTTCGACTAGGTGCTAGCCATAGGGCTAAAGTATTTACTCCCACCATCCATCTGCTTCCGATGGACCATGAGGGTAAGACCTACTTAAAACTACAAATGCGCTATCATAAGTGCCTCTACGGCGTATTATTTCAGACAACTGGGGTAAAGTGGAGTCAAGCTTATCGCTGTTTCATCACCCATTTTACCGAAGAGCATATTCTCAAGTTATTACAAAGTCTAAAGGGAATAGCCAGAATTGGGTTAAGCAAGAAGATCAAGCTGGATAGTTTGGTGCTTCAAAAAGCATTATGGGATCAGCAACTTTCGGAGGAATACAAAACAGTATCTATTCAATTGCTGGAGTATATGCAACTCAAGAACTATAGTCTAAATACCATCAGGACGTATTATGCGATGATTGTTAAGTTTGTGAATACGACTTCACTACCCCTGGATATTATTCATGCCTATGGAGAGACAGAAATCAACAGCTATCATGCCGGGCTGAAAGAAAGCGGGAGGTATTCGGTGTCTTACATTAACCAATCCGGGACGCGTAGTCAATTAATGCGGTACAGCTATACTATCGTCATTGTGTTGGTAAGCCTTTGA
- a CDS encoding IS91 family transposase, whose translation MRPKYEVADVLNRNRHRLSGYCSNSWQERTLHALRKCRTADLGGHVDQCDSCGNLSISYNSCRNRHCPKCQGEQREAWIQARESELLPVPYFHLVFTLPEQVNPLCLYAPAKVYRLLFGTAWSVMQSFAKDPKHLRAKPAMIAVLHTWGQNLSLHPHLHCIVPGGGVTNQGKWKPARNKSKFLFPVKAMSKVFRARFVAGLRREFPEQENTSFASLFEKPWVVYAKRPFQHPKAVVEYLGRYTHKIAISNHRLISLDNGQITFSYKDYRKGAKKLQMSLSDKEFIRRFSQHILPRGFVRIRHYGFLSSSWKSEKLPGLQQMLGLITSSDDQEEAVSHRRCCACGTGTLQTMNMFYGRVRPGGLHRKPGWNGLQSSTAVSSERYF comes from the coding sequence GTGCGTCCTAAATATGAAGTGGCTGATGTTTTGAACAGAAACAGGCATCGGCTCAGTGGCTACTGTAGCAATAGCTGGCAGGAACGCACTTTACATGCTCTTCGAAAATGCAGGACTGCCGATCTCGGTGGCCATGTGGACCAGTGCGATAGCTGTGGCAATTTGTCTATCAGTTATAATAGCTGTCGCAATCGCCACTGCCCTAAATGCCAGGGAGAACAGAGAGAAGCATGGATACAGGCTAGAGAATCCGAGCTTCTGCCTGTGCCTTACTTCCATCTGGTCTTTACTCTGCCTGAACAGGTCAATCCTCTGTGTCTGTATGCACCTGCCAAAGTATATCGCTTGCTGTTCGGTACTGCCTGGTCAGTAATGCAGAGCTTTGCCAAAGACCCAAAGCATCTGAGAGCCAAACCTGCTATGATTGCGGTACTACATACTTGGGGCCAGAACTTGTCCCTTCACCCCCACTTACACTGCATTGTGCCTGGTGGAGGGGTAACCAACCAGGGTAAATGGAAGCCTGCTCGGAATAAAAGCAAGTTCCTGTTCCCGGTCAAGGCCATGAGCAAGGTCTTCCGGGCCAGGTTCGTAGCTGGCCTGAGAAGAGAGTTTCCTGAGCAGGAAAACACCTCCTTTGCCAGCCTGTTTGAAAAACCATGGGTGGTGTATGCTAAGCGACCCTTCCAGCATCCTAAAGCTGTTGTAGAGTATCTTGGGCGGTACACGCATAAAATTGCTATCAGTAATCATCGGCTTATCAGCCTGGATAACGGCCAGATTACTTTCAGCTACAAGGACTATCGTAAGGGAGCAAAGAAGCTACAGATGAGTCTCTCTGACAAAGAGTTTATCAGACGCTTCAGCCAGCATATCCTACCCAGAGGTTTTGTCAGGATCAGGCATTACGGTTTTCTTTCCAGTTCTTGGAAGTCTGAAAAGCTACCCGGTCTCCAGCAGATGCTTGGTCTCATTACCTCTTCTGATGATCAGGAGGAGGCGGTATCTCACCGCAGATGCTGTGCGTGTGGCACTGGCACATTGCAAACAATGAATATGTTCTATGGTAGGGTCCGGCCTGGAGGGCTCCACCGAAAGCCTGGCTGGAACGGATTGCAAAGCAGCACAGCAGTAAGTAGCGAACGCTATTTTTGA
- a CDS encoding transposase, whose amino-acid sequence MRSLNQQLKALKEQIKKCNEQIDQLVQQDQQLQHQNQLLCSIPGVGKVIAAQVIAYTYGFTKFKDWRKFACYVGTAPFPHQSGTSIKKRTKVSSIANKKLKALLSMGAVNTLRTENEYHVYYRRKIKEGKHHMVIINAIRNKLISRMFAVIKRDTPYVKLQLQ is encoded by the coding sequence ATGCGTTCCCTCAATCAACAGCTCAAAGCTCTGAAAGAACAGATCAAGAAGTGCAATGAGCAAATTGATCAGCTTGTGCAGCAGGATCAGCAGTTACAGCACCAGAATCAACTGCTCTGCTCCATTCCAGGAGTAGGTAAAGTCATCGCCGCTCAGGTCATTGCCTACACTTACGGCTTTACCAAATTCAAAGACTGGAGAAAATTTGCATGTTACGTAGGCACAGCACCTTTTCCTCACCAGTCAGGTACTAGCATCAAGAAAAGAACAAAGGTCTCTTCTATTGCCAACAAGAAGCTGAAAGCCCTCCTCAGTATGGGAGCCGTCAATACCTTGAGAACTGAGAATGAATACCATGTCTACTACCGCAGAAAGATCAAAGAAGGAAAGCATCATATGGTCATCATCAATGCCATCAGAAATAAGCTGATCAGCCGGATGTTTGCTGTTATCAAAAGGGATACTCCCTATGTGAAACTACAACTGCAGTAG
- a CDS encoding amidohydrolase family protein has product MMKTTFKLILFLLLLFNAAFGQESKKYLIKAGKLFNSESKTFLKNQFIFIEGEKIVKVTDSDDITYADHEIIDLSKSTVIPGLIDSHTHFLFMQGSGANMEVDLIENSDDDRLLRGGHIAKSFLSAGITTVKDLGNSGQYLDVTLRNAIDKGWVEGSRMLVSGPIISPPNGQFGQLPHLHKNLPAKEYSIVRTVDEARSAVIEHMNNGVDIIKICATNDNGLVLSTEQMKAIVETAHKNNLKVTAHATYDQIVNDAVMAGVDGIEHGYNISDSTLQLMSEKGVYLVPTDGTFDGYKGIVEFSKSNITDDDIKSFVASTKQRLLNAVKAGVKIVYGSDLYLYTPRSIGIEAKNSLVSYYEAGIPVNEVLQIGTYNGAFAIGKQNEIGVIKSGAFADIVAFEGDLEKDFKNLIYGKNHFVMKAGVVFKKP; this is encoded by the coding sequence ATGATGAAAACAACTTTTAAACTAATACTTTTTTTATTACTCTTATTCAATGCTGCATTCGGTCAAGAGTCAAAGAAATACCTTATAAAAGCGGGTAAGCTATTCAACTCAGAAAGTAAAACTTTTCTTAAAAATCAATTCATTTTTATTGAAGGTGAAAAAATCGTAAAAGTTACCGATTCAGATGATATAACATACGCTGACCATGAAATAATAGATTTATCCAAATCCACAGTTATTCCGGGTCTTATAGATTCACATACCCACTTTTTATTCATGCAGGGGAGTGGTGCCAATATGGAAGTTGATTTGATTGAAAATTCAGATGATGACCGGCTGTTAAGAGGAGGTCACATAGCAAAATCTTTTCTTTCGGCTGGTATCACTACGGTAAAGGATTTAGGTAATTCGGGGCAATATCTGGATGTTACTTTACGGAATGCCATTGATAAAGGATGGGTAGAGGGTTCACGAATGTTAGTATCAGGTCCGATCATAAGCCCACCAAACGGGCAATTTGGGCAACTACCTCATCTTCACAAAAACCTACCTGCCAAGGAATATAGTATTGTAAGGACGGTGGATGAAGCCAGAAGTGCAGTAATTGAGCATATGAACAATGGCGTTGATATTATTAAAATATGTGCTACTAACGATAATGGATTGGTACTATCCACTGAACAAATGAAAGCCATAGTGGAGACAGCGCATAAAAACAATCTTAAAGTAACTGCTCACGCTACATATGACCAAATTGTAAATGATGCTGTGATGGCTGGGGTTGATGGCATAGAACATGGTTACAATATATCTGATAGCACTTTGCAACTCATGTCTGAAAAAGGGGTTTATCTGGTACCAACCGACGGCACTTTTGACGGATATAAAGGTATAGTAGAGTTCTCAAAAAGTAATATTACAGATGATGACATAAAAAGTTTTGTAGCATCAACCAAGCAACGACTTTTAAATGCTGTAAAAGCAGGTGTAAAAATCGTATATGGCTCTGATTTGTATTTATATACTCCGAGGTCTATTGGTATTGAAGCAAAAAACTCACTGGTATCCTATTACGAGGCTGGCATTCCGGTAAATGAGGTCTTACAAATAGGAACTTACAACGGCGCTTTTGCTATAGGTAAGCAAAATGAAATAGGAGTAATTAAATCTGGTGCATTTGCCGATATAGTAGCTTTTGAAGGAGATCTGGAAAAAGACTTTAAAAATTTGATCTACGGCAAAAATCACTTCGTAATGAAAGCAGGTGTAGTTTTTAAAAAACCATAA
- a CDS encoding tyrosine-type recombinase/integrase — protein sequence MERSMVVTGKSQSTLHNYSRCLAKMALHFNTNPIQLDEDQVLDYLHYLKTQKKTPSESFFKHTVYGLRYAYRMEGMPDKRVILPSLERPKKLPIILSKAEVHRLLMTPKLLKHRLVIGMLYGCGLRCFELQKMLVKDIDFQRQMVHIRQGKGRKDRYVPLSKHLCRGLQTYLKHEHPAQWLFTGNHPEGKVVPYSQKGVQWVVRSARKAAGISKEVTTHTLRHTYATHLLEDGLDIVSIKELLGHAHIETTLVYLHVSQMDRQKPFSPLDTLYADKL from the coding sequence CTGGAACGCTCTATGGTTGTCACTGGCAAAAGTCAAAGTACGCTGCACAACTACTCCCGCTGCCTTGCCAAGATGGCTCTTCATTTTAATACTAATCCCATACAACTTGATGAGGATCAAGTCTTGGACTATTTGCACTATCTTAAAACCCAGAAGAAAACACCCTCCGAAAGTTTCTTTAAGCACACTGTTTATGGTTTACGATATGCTTACCGTATGGAAGGGATGCCTGACAAACGTGTCATCCTCCCTTCCTTGGAACGCCCTAAGAAACTTCCTATCATTCTGAGTAAAGCAGAAGTACATCGGCTGCTGATGACTCCTAAACTACTTAAGCATCGCCTGGTCATTGGCATGCTGTATGGATGTGGCCTTAGATGCTTTGAACTGCAAAAGATGTTGGTCAAGGACATAGACTTCCAACGCCAGATGGTTCACATCCGACAGGGTAAAGGACGTAAAGACCGTTATGTTCCTTTAAGCAAGCACCTGTGCCGGGGACTACAGACTTATCTCAAGCATGAGCACCCTGCCCAGTGGCTCTTTACGGGCAATCACCCTGAAGGGAAAGTGGTACCCTATTCTCAGAAAGGAGTACAATGGGTAGTTAGAAGCGCTCGTAAAGCAGCAGGTATCAGCAAAGAAGTTACTACTCATACACTCAGGCACACGTATGCCACTCACCTTTTAGAGGACGGCCTCGATATTGTCAGTATCAAAGAGCTTTTGGGTCATGCACATATAGAGACTACGCTGGTATATCTACATGTTTCTCAGATGGATCGGCAAAAGCCTTTCTCTCCATTAGATACGTTGTATGCTGATAAGCTGTGA
- a CDS encoding M20 metallopeptidase family protein gives MKSTYKILCISIGLMLFFVPNVSLGQNTNHQASIHELIQKRTNQIYDSLVHIRRQLHQYPELSGQEKQTAKFIADYLSELGLEVKTNIGGYGVVGILNTEKRGKKIAWRVDIDALPMEAAESFSFVSKNKGVNHMCGHDVHTAIGLGIANVLATYRDNIEGTVYFIFQPSEENYKGAKAMITDGLLDIIKPDEIYAVHISPMPSGLVASKANYLYADYKQLNITFTSAKPTKPLIDYTKQAISDLQNVSPDSKFWDTRNLMDLKIGLGNPNTIFQNYITVSNNFETKINEDKLTVSAFISTSSKEKMDSILFLIRKKIKESEYADQLEEVNFASDKFVFSPDRANVQNHDSITLQSLNTISDIYGKSSAFPLHGVIPDGRGDDFAYFQEKIPGVYFLLGGSNYEKGVIAMPHAPNFAVDETCIQSGVEYFSSMIIERINQSQ, from the coding sequence ATGAAATCTACTTATAAAATATTATGTATTTCAATTGGCCTTATGTTATTTTTTGTGCCTAATGTTAGCTTAGGCCAGAATACAAATCACCAGGCATCTATCCATGAATTGATCCAAAAGAGAACTAATCAGATTTATGATAGCCTGGTACATATCAGGAGACAGTTGCATCAATACCCTGAACTTTCTGGGCAAGAAAAGCAAACAGCGAAATTTATCGCGGACTATTTGTCGGAACTTGGCTTAGAAGTGAAAACTAACATTGGTGGTTATGGAGTCGTAGGGATACTTAATACAGAAAAGAGGGGCAAGAAGATTGCATGGCGTGTAGATATTGATGCCTTACCTATGGAAGCAGCAGAGTCTTTTTCTTTTGTATCTAAAAATAAAGGTGTAAACCATATGTGTGGACATGATGTTCATACAGCTATTGGGCTGGGTATTGCGAATGTATTAGCAACTTATAGAGATAATATTGAAGGAACAGTTTATTTTATTTTTCAGCCTTCTGAAGAAAATTACAAAGGAGCAAAAGCAATGATAACTGATGGCTTGTTAGATATAATTAAGCCTGATGAGATATACGCTGTCCACATATCGCCTATGCCTTCAGGCTTAGTAGCTTCAAAAGCCAACTATTTATATGCTGACTATAAGCAGCTTAATATCACTTTTACTTCTGCTAAACCCACAAAACCACTCATAGATTATACTAAGCAGGCAATTTCTGATCTACAAAATGTCTCACCTGATAGCAAGTTTTGGGATACACGCAACCTTATGGATCTTAAAATAGGGTTGGGTAATCCTAATACTATTTTTCAAAACTATATTACAGTAAGCAATAACTTTGAGACCAAGATAAATGAAGATAAACTTACTGTTAGTGCATTTATAAGTACAAGTAGTAAAGAGAAAATGGACTCAATCCTATTTCTTATAAGAAAGAAGATAAAAGAAAGCGAGTATGCAGATCAGCTTGAAGAGGTGAATTTTGCCTCCGATAAATTTGTATTTTCACCTGATAGAGCAAATGTCCAAAATCACGATAGTATTACCCTTCAGTCACTTAACACTATCTCTGATATTTATGGAAAATCTAGTGCTTTTCCATTGCATGGCGTCATTCCTGATGGAAGAGGTGATGACTTCGCTTATTTTCAGGAGAAAATACCGGGAGTCTATTTTTTATTAGGAGGATCTAACTATGAGAAGGGAGTTATTGCCATGCCTCATGCACCCAATTTCGCTGTGGATGAGACTTGTATTCAATCTGGTGTTGAATATTTTTCCTCAATGATAATTGAAAGGATAAATCAGAGTCAATAA
- the istA gene encoding IS21 family transposase gives MSTIKQLILLHQQGKGRKTIARTLGISKNTVKVYLEKLKSLTTIKDGKGYTIEELFRMEHPVLEAKFHPGNPAYKDNRYEDLKARLDYYFNELKERGVNKKLLWEEYRQGNPDSYSYSQFCFHLHQLQIARRPSAVLHHHPGEKLYIDFAGKPLSYIDKSTGEEIKCQVFTACLPFSDYSFVMAVRSQSTEDFLYALSCCLHELGGVPQALVPDNLKAAVVKTNRYEPEINRALEDFANHYNTTVVPARVRKPKDKALVENQVKLIYSRVYAKLRHMVFFDLSSLNVAIKEKVRDHNQTRMQKKPYCREERFISEEKTHLLPLPVERYQIKYYRELRVAKNNHIYLSEDKHYYSVHFKMIGSKVKVIYTRSMVYIFSKGEQVAVHIRNFHQGGYSTTKDHLCSQHQHYKDRSPEYYRRQAAKKSAILHKLVCCIFEQNRYPEQLYRTCDGLFGLERKTEPTRFEKACQMALDCHNYTYSFVMNVLENKMIEVQSTISEKPLPKHNNLRGKEHYQQLELNYKTNESN, from the coding sequence ATGAGCACGATCAAACAACTCATACTTCTACATCAGCAAGGCAAAGGGCGTAAGACCATTGCCCGCACACTAGGCATCAGCAAGAACACCGTTAAAGTATACCTGGAGAAACTCAAAAGCCTGACTACCATCAAAGATGGCAAAGGCTACACAATAGAAGAGCTGTTCAGAATGGAGCATCCGGTACTGGAGGCAAAATTTCATCCGGGAAACCCTGCCTACAAAGACAACCGTTATGAGGATCTGAAGGCCAGACTTGACTACTACTTTAATGAGTTAAAAGAACGTGGGGTCAATAAAAAACTACTTTGGGAAGAATATAGACAGGGTAATCCAGATAGCTATAGTTATTCTCAATTTTGTTTTCATCTCCATCAGTTACAGATAGCCCGCAGACCATCCGCAGTGCTACACCATCATCCTGGAGAGAAGCTCTATATTGACTTTGCAGGTAAGCCATTGAGCTATATAGACAAGTCCACTGGTGAGGAGATCAAGTGCCAGGTATTTACGGCCTGCTTACCCTTCTCTGACTACAGCTTTGTGATGGCTGTAAGGAGCCAGTCCACTGAAGATTTTCTCTACGCCCTTTCCTGTTGTTTGCATGAGTTGGGTGGCGTGCCTCAAGCATTAGTACCGGATAATCTAAAGGCTGCGGTAGTCAAGACTAACCGCTATGAACCGGAGATCAATCGTGCGCTAGAGGATTTTGCCAATCATTACAACACTACAGTAGTACCTGCCAGGGTTCGTAAGCCTAAAGACAAAGCACTAGTAGAGAATCAAGTGAAGCTGATCTACAGCCGGGTATATGCCAAGTTGCGTCACATGGTCTTCTTTGACCTGTCTTCCCTGAATGTAGCCATCAAAGAAAAAGTGAGAGATCATAATCAAACTCGCATGCAAAAGAAGCCCTACTGCCGGGAAGAGCGCTTCATATCCGAGGAGAAGACACACCTCTTGCCTCTACCAGTTGAGAGATACCAGATCAAATACTACCGAGAGTTAAGAGTGGCCAAGAACAACCATATCTATCTCTCTGAGGATAAACACTACTATAGCGTCCATTTTAAAATGATTGGTAGTAAAGTCAAGGTCATCTACACCCGCAGTATGGTTTATATCTTTTCCAAAGGAGAGCAGGTAGCTGTACATATCAGGAACTTCCACCAGGGTGGTTATTCTACTACCAAAGATCATCTCTGTTCGCAGCACCAACATTACAAAGACAGGAGCCCGGAATACTATCGTAGGCAAGCTGCCAAAAAATCGGCTATACTCCATAAACTGGTGTGCTGCATCTTTGAGCAGAATCGCTATCCAGAACAGCTTTACAGAACCTGTGATGGTCTGTTTGGCCTGGAAAGGAAAACCGAGCCTACACGTTTTGAAAAGGCCTGTCAAATGGCATTGGATTGCCACAACTACACCTACAGCTTCGTAATGAATGTATTGGAAAATAAGATGATAGAGGTTCAGTCCACTATCTCTGAAAAGCCTCTACCCAAGCATAATAACCTCAGAGGGAAAGAACATTATCAACAGTTAGAACTAAATTATAAAACCAATGAATCAAATTGA
- the istB gene encoding IS21-like element helper ATPase IstB, giving the protein MNQIETQLNKLKLHGMIKTWAALQETRKLHELSLLDGLEVLLQAEEQERDLRKFKRLEYNAGFRYKASIEELRFDQKRGIDKNLITRMSTGEYIQKGESILVTGATGCGKSFLSSALGHQACLMGFKVAYFNTQKLLLKTKMSRLEGTIYKFFEKLAKTDLLILDDFGLTHLEKQQQMDLMEIIEDRHSARSTIIASQLPVASWYDVIGEETIADAILDRLVHTSHRIDIKGESLRKKV; this is encoded by the coding sequence ATGAATCAAATTGAGACACAGCTAAACAAGCTCAAATTACATGGGATGATCAAAACTTGGGCAGCCTTGCAGGAGACCAGGAAACTTCATGAGCTATCCTTACTGGATGGATTAGAAGTTTTACTTCAGGCAGAGGAGCAGGAAAGGGATCTTCGTAAGTTCAAAAGGTTAGAGTACAATGCTGGTTTCCGCTACAAAGCATCTATAGAAGAGCTACGCTTTGACCAGAAAAGGGGCATAGACAAAAACCTGATTACCCGTATGTCCACCGGTGAATACATCCAGAAAGGAGAGTCAATCCTTGTGACCGGTGCCACCGGTTGTGGGAAAAGCTTCCTCTCCTCTGCTCTAGGGCATCAAGCTTGTCTGATGGGATTTAAAGTAGCTTACTTTAATACTCAGAAACTGCTGCTTAAAACCAAGATGTCTCGTCTGGAAGGCACCATCTATAAGTTCTTTGAGAAACTGGCCAAGACAGATCTGCTCATCCTGGATGACTTTGGCCTGACCCACCTGGAAAAACAGCAACAAATGGATCTGATGGAAATCATTGAGGACAGACATAGTGCTAGATCCACCATCATTGCCAGTCAGTTACCTGTTGCTAGTTGGTATGATGTCATTGGGGAGGAAACTATTGCTGATGCTATCCTGGATAGGCTAGTGCATACTTCTCATAGAATTGACATCAAGGGTGAGAGTCTAAGAAAAAAAGTGTAA
- a CDS encoding Crp/Fnr family transcriptional regulator: MNESYCEYIAQYVKQLTHSSEEEVSFIYPHLKVREFSKGDFFLKEGEVQIEMGFICKGLIRRYYINDKGNEISTGFTQENEYVTDYPAFIRQKPSKYFLQCLEPSVIVNLPYNIIQESYRKFKNSEMHGRLIAEKVLTILNDRVEGFLFSTAEERYINFMIAHPELHKRISLTHLSTFLGIERQSLSRIRKRISQK; encoded by the coding sequence ATGAATGAATCCTATTGTGAATACATAGCCCAATACGTAAAACAGCTTACGCACTCCTCCGAAGAAGAGGTAAGTTTTATTTACCCTCATCTTAAAGTTAGAGAATTCAGTAAAGGTGACTTCTTTTTAAAAGAAGGTGAAGTGCAGATAGAAATGGGTTTTATTTGTAAAGGACTCATTCGTAGATATTACATAAACGATAAGGGAAACGAAATTAGCACAGGTTTTACCCAAGAAAACGAATATGTAACTGATTATCCTGCGTTTATCAGACAGAAGCCAAGTAAATATTTTTTACAATGCCTGGAGCCAAGCGTAATTGTTAATCTACCCTATAATATTATTCAGGAAAGCTATCGTAAGTTTAAAAACAGCGAAATGCACGGAAGGCTAATTGCTGAAAAGGTGCTAACAATTTTAAATGATAGGGTAGAAGGCTTTTTGTTCAGCACTGCGGAAGAAAGGTATATTAACTTTATGATAGCCCATCCTGAACTGCATAAACGAATTAGCCTTACGCATTTATCAACATTTCTGGGTATAGAAAGACAGTCTTTAAGCAGAATTCGCAAAAGAATTTCCCAAAAATAG
- a CDS encoding tyrosine-type recombinase/integrase, with amino-acid sequence MERSFSVAGYSQSTLTNYSRCLAQMAQHYNMNPVLLDEEQVLDYLHYLKQQKKTPSESFFKHTVYGLRYAYRMEGMKAKRIVLPSLERPKTLPVVLSKEEMRRLLLTPKLLRHRLILGMLYGCGLRCFELRRLHTKDVDFDRLMVHVRKGKGRKDRYLPLSKHLARGLKAYIDNEHPQLWLFNGKNTEGRIVALSQRGVQWVVRESRKTAGLEKEVTAHTLRHTFATHLLEDGLDIVSIKDLLGHAHLETTLIYLHVSQMGRRKAFSPMDTLYPDK; translated from the coding sequence TTGGAGAGAAGCTTTTCGGTTGCTGGCTACAGCCAGAGTACTCTAACAAATTACTCCCGCTGTCTAGCTCAAATGGCCCAGCACTACAACATGAATCCGGTGCTTCTAGACGAAGAACAGGTGCTAGACTATCTGCATTACCTCAAACAGCAAAAGAAAACGCCTTCTGAGTCCTTTTTTAAGCATACCGTTTACGGCTTAAGGTATGCCTACCGGATGGAAGGCATGAAAGCTAAACGAATCGTTTTACCTTCACTGGAGCGACCCAAGACTCTGCCAGTAGTTCTGAGTAAGGAGGAGATGCGAAGGCTGCTTCTGACTCCTAAACTACTGCGGCATCGCCTCATCCTGGGCATGCTATATGGCTGTGGTTTGCGCTGCTTTGAACTCCGAAGATTACATACTAAAGATGTAGATTTTGATCGGTTGATGGTGCATGTCAGAAAAGGCAAGGGGCGCAAAGATCGTTACTTGCCTTTGAGCAAGCACCTGGCAAGGGGGCTGAAGGCCTACATTGACAACGAACACCCTCAACTGTGGCTTTTCAATGGTAAAAATACGGAAGGAAGAATTGTAGCCTTGTCACAAAGAGGTGTACAATGGGTTGTCAGGGAATCCAGAAAGACCGCAGGTTTGGAAAAGGAGGTAACCGCACATACTCTTCGCCATACTTTTGCTACTCACTTACTGGAAGATGGGCTTGATATCGTCAGCATCAAGGATCTGCTTGGGCATGCTCACCTGGAAACTACGCTGATCTATCTTCACGTCTCTCAGATGGGAAGGCGTAAGGCTTTCAGTCCCATGGATACGCTCTACCCCGATAAGTAG